In Paenibacillus ihbetae, the following are encoded in one genomic region:
- a CDS encoding MFS transporter, translating into METKKWDLVALASIPLIMTLGNSMLIPILPQISKVLGISSFQVSMLITVYAVVAILLIPIAGYLSDRFGRKKIIIPSLIIAAAGGAVSAVAAWLLTGTTSYYVILAGRFLQGIGAAGAFPIVIPLVSDMFDDEEKVSKSLGIIETSNTFGKVVSPILGALLGSFLWFLPFISIPVLCLISLVLVIFLVKAPKGDEQDERSLGEFLKTTREVLREKGRWMYAIFAIGGIAMFGVFGMLFYLSETLESTYRLQGVVKGLVLAIPLALLCLASYLAGKFTGKNKRGMKWTGFAGMCLLTASLLVIGFSDQIYFVIGMMTIGGIGIGMVLPCMDTLLTEGVDKEQRGTITSLYSSMRFIGVSLGPPVVSLLLGTHHGIMFGTLAAIAAVGGLLTLFAVKPEAKKDDPGGGSYRVEFKKPKGIKKKGLVHK; encoded by the coding sequence ATGGAAACAAAAAAATGGGACCTGGTTGCGCTTGCTTCCATACCGCTCATTATGACGCTCGGCAACTCCATGCTGATTCCCATTTTGCCGCAAATATCCAAAGTCCTGGGAATAAGCTCCTTTCAAGTTAGCATGTTGATTACGGTTTATGCCGTGGTAGCCATTTTGCTGATACCGATCGCAGGCTATTTATCGGACCGGTTCGGGCGCAAGAAGATCATCATACCGAGTTTAATCATTGCGGCGGCGGGCGGAGCGGTCTCTGCCGTGGCAGCATGGCTGCTGACGGGAACGACATCTTATTATGTCATCCTGGCGGGCAGATTCCTTCAGGGAATCGGCGCGGCCGGCGCGTTTCCGATCGTGATACCGCTGGTCAGCGATATGTTCGATGACGAAGAGAAGGTTAGTAAAAGCTTGGGTATTATCGAAACATCCAACACGTTTGGGAAGGTTGTAAGTCCCATCCTGGGCGCGCTGCTCGGAAGCTTCCTTTGGTTTCTCCCGTTTATCTCCATTCCGGTTCTGTGCTTGATCTCGCTGGTGCTCGTCATCTTTTTGGTAAAGGCTCCGAAGGGAGACGAGCAGGATGAGCGGTCTCTCGGCGAATTTTTAAAGACAACCCGGGAGGTGCTTCGTGAGAAGGGCCGGTGGATGTACGCTATCTTTGCGATCGGGGGTATTGCCATGTTTGGCGTGTTCGGCATGCTGTTCTATTTATCCGAGACGCTGGAAAGCACATACCGTCTGCAAGGAGTCGTTAAAGGCCTGGTGCTGGCTATCCCTCTGGCCCTGCTGTGCTTGGCGTCCTACTTGGCAGGGAAATTCACGGGTAAAAATAAGCGGGGGATGAAGTGGACCGGGTTTGCCGGCATGTGCCTCTTAACGGCGTCTCTGCTCGTGATCGGATTCAGCGATCAAATATATTTCGTGATCGGCATGATGACGATCGGCGGGATCGGGATCGGGATGGTGCTCCCATGTATGGACACGCTGCTTACCGAGGGGGTTGACAAGGAGCAGCGGGGAACGATCACGTCGCTATACAGCAGCATGCGATTTATTGGCGTTTCTTTGGGACCGCCCGTCGTCTCTTTGCTGCTGGGGACGCATCACGGGATCATGTTCGGCACGCTTGCAGCCATCGCAGCAGTAGGCGGGCTGCTTACGCTCTTTGCCGTGAAGCCCGAAGCCAAGAAGGATGATCCGGGCGGCGGATCCTATCGGGTGGAATTCAAGAAACCGAAGGGAATTAAGAAAAAAGGTCTTGTCCACAAGTGA
- a CDS encoding methyl-accepting chemotaxis protein: MKIKTKLILSSSILAAVTAVIILIAFISTNSTERKFSQIIDVDQKIIYNLTQLEYLLTGISNDERGYLLTGDDEYVNSLKSKQQSIASLMEETKGLMTSAEDKKVIEGIEAGFADYTGAVTEVLNKLGYDSGFYKAVPFRIYEEAFNRERELRKSFEALVTDFTASKNQALAKQANRIAEASRFQNNVILLIGLAAIAYFAVQGYLLTRSIQPLNRMKDQLLKIAEGGGDLVTRLQITTKDEIRDVADAYNKLVQGFRDMVVKIQETAGQVGASASLLHTTTEEIRQATHQTSSIMEQVAAGVESQLQDTEETTTTVTDMAEGMKHIAMTAQEVSGLASTANRLAADGEQAIVQTLNQMKGIRTSVDQSAQSVRHLGERASSIGVMGQVIIEIAEQTSLLAMNASIEAARAGEHGRGFAVVAAEVRKLADQASNSSIEIRQFVQQLQQDIYELANVMERSTREVSEGMDVAQGAERAFKDIERAIEELNGQIYGVTVATEEMNAGAEELVHTIRRIQDVTETTAAGTQSVSAATEEQLASMEEIAGSVEDLSSMSKQLTQLMSGFKV; encoded by the coding sequence ATGAAAATAAAAACGAAACTCATACTTTCATCTTCGATTCTTGCTGCTGTCACGGCGGTAATCATACTCATTGCATTTATTTCCACAAATTCGACAGAGCGAAAGTTCAGTCAGATCATCGATGTGGATCAGAAGATTATCTATAACCTGACCCAGCTGGAATATTTATTAACCGGCATATCGAATGATGAACGGGGTTATTTGCTAACCGGTGACGATGAGTATGTCAACTCTTTGAAATCGAAGCAGCAGTCCATCGCATCGCTGATGGAGGAGACGAAAGGATTGATGACCTCAGCCGAGGACAAGAAGGTGATTGAGGGCATCGAAGCAGGATTCGCCGATTATACCGGCGCGGTCACCGAAGTGCTGAACAAGCTGGGATATGATTCCGGATTCTATAAAGCGGTGCCTTTTAGGATTTATGAGGAAGCTTTCAATCGTGAGCGGGAACTCCGCAAATCGTTTGAAGCGCTTGTTACCGATTTTACAGCCAGTAAAAATCAAGCGCTTGCCAAGCAGGCAAACCGCATTGCCGAAGCAAGCCGGTTCCAGAATAACGTCATTCTATTAATAGGACTTGCCGCTATTGCTTATTTTGCCGTACAGGGGTATCTGCTGACCCGTTCGATCCAGCCTCTGAACCGGATGAAGGATCAGCTGTTGAAGATTGCGGAGGGCGGCGGCGATCTCGTTACTCGGCTTCAAATTACGACAAAGGATGAAATCCGGGATGTCGCCGACGCATACAATAAGCTGGTACAGGGCTTTAGAGACATGGTCGTGAAAATTCAAGAAACGGCAGGACAAGTCGGCGCATCGGCTTCTCTACTACATACGACGACCGAGGAGATTCGCCAAGCCACGCATCAAACCTCAAGCATCATGGAGCAAGTGGCTGCTGGGGTAGAGAGCCAGCTTCAGGATACGGAGGAAACGACAACAACCGTCACCGATATGGCGGAAGGGATGAAGCATATCGCGATGACCGCGCAAGAGGTGTCCGGACTTGCATCCACTGCCAACAGGCTGGCCGCCGATGGAGAGCAAGCGATTGTTCAGACGCTGAATCAAATGAAGGGCATCCGCACAAGTGTAGACCAATCGGCGCAATCCGTACGTCACCTAGGCGAGCGAGCCTCCAGCATCGGCGTCATGGGTCAGGTGATCATCGAAATTGCCGAGCAGACCTCGCTGCTCGCGATGAACGCCTCCATCGAAGCGGCCAGGGCTGGCGAACATGGCAGAGGCTTCGCGGTCGTTGCCGCCGAGGTCCGAAAGCTGGCCGATCAGGCTTCGAATTCTTCGATTGAAATCCGCCAATTTGTTCAACAGCTTCAGCAGGACATCTATGAGCTTGCGAATGTGATGGAACGCAGCACCCGGGAGGTCTCCGAGGGTATGGACGTCGCCCAGGGGGCGGAACGTGCGTTCAAAGACATCGAACGAGCCATCGAGGAGCTGAACGGCCAGATTTACGGCGTGACCGTGGCGACTGAAGAGATGAATGCCGGGGCCGAAGAGCTGGTGCATACGATCCGCAGAATCCAGGATGTAACGGAAACAACGGCGGCAGGAACACAGAGCGTAAGCGCGGCAACCGAAGAACAGCTTGCGTCGATGGAGGAGATTGCCGGCTCTGTAGAGGATCTAAGCAGCATGTCGAAGCAGCTGACCCAGCTGATGTCCGGGTTTAAAGTGTAG
- a CDS encoding MarR family winged helix-turn-helix transcriptional regulator gives MKTPDSNPSIGFYLGYTYRRASQWFSHALKPYDITPEQWLVLYRIFEHEGLNQKEVAAKADKDQPTTTRILDLLEKKGFTRKTVSPHDRRAFQLYLTDSGKQLIEATAEIERECGRQIIEGIDSRQLELFWDTLSRINDNLEHLQNNRRDSLHETE, from the coding sequence TTGAAAACCCCTGACTCAAATCCATCCATCGGCTTTTATCTCGGCTACACCTATCGGCGGGCCTCCCAATGGTTCAGTCATGCTTTGAAGCCGTATGACATCACGCCCGAGCAGTGGCTCGTCCTCTATCGCATATTTGAGCATGAAGGACTCAACCAGAAAGAGGTCGCGGCGAAGGCGGATAAGGATCAGCCTACGACGACCCGGATTCTGGATTTGCTCGAGAAGAAGGGCTTTACGCGAAAGACCGTCTCACCGCATGACCGCAGAGCCTTCCAGCTGTATCTGACCGATTCGGGGAAGCAATTGATTGAAGCTACGGCAGAGATCGAACGCGAATGCGGCCGGCAGATCATCGAGGGAATCGACAGCCGGCAGCTGGAGCTGTTCTGGGATACGCTCTCACGCATCAATGACAATCTTGAACATCTACAGAACAACAGGAGAGATAGCTTACATGAAACCGAATAA
- a CDS encoding MFS transporter has product MKPNNLKQPLWTKEFITLMVSNLFLFLTLQMMLTTLPAYAQDAFTASPLQVSLITSLFAFSAILSRFVSSKALEKGKLRLLLYVGLFISLAATLGYYWATGIIFLLLMRILFGIGFGMTSTSFPTMASNVIPPKRMGEGMGYFGLSTTLAMSIGPMIGLTMLQHGGFTPLVMLTVLINILIFPLAYILISKRPKAESAPAPKATADDVDVPSGFNRKLILPSVLNFLMSITYGGLLSFMALYGQEAHLSNPQYFFLFNALAIILVRPFSGKIYDRYGHKALMVPAAVLMIAGLLLLTFAASTGSLLLSALCYGLGYGAMQPSIQTWMIQEVHPKQRGMANGMFFNSLDFGVAIGSIVLGSIAKATSYGMMYRFSAISLVLLIVIYVIMKLVRGAAAAPPTALNETNQSAAG; this is encoded by the coding sequence ATGAAACCGAATAACCTGAAACAACCCTTATGGACCAAAGAATTCATCACCCTGATGGTCAGCAACCTGTTCCTGTTCCTGACCTTGCAGATGATGCTGACCACGCTGCCTGCATATGCGCAGGATGCCTTTACGGCCAGCCCGCTTCAGGTCAGCCTCATTACAAGTTTATTTGCATTTAGCGCGATTCTATCCAGATTCGTCTCAAGCAAAGCATTGGAGAAAGGCAAGCTCCGACTTTTGCTGTATGTCGGACTTTTCATCTCCTTGGCGGCAACCCTTGGTTATTATTGGGCCACGGGCATTATCTTTTTGCTCTTGATGCGCATCCTGTTCGGCATCGGCTTCGGCATGACGAGCACCTCGTTCCCGACGATGGCATCTAACGTGATCCCGCCGAAACGGATGGGCGAAGGGATGGGATATTTCGGCCTATCGACGACGCTCGCCATGTCGATCGGTCCGATGATCGGACTTACGATGCTGCAGCACGGAGGCTTTACGCCGCTCGTGATGCTCACCGTGCTGATTAATATTCTGATCTTCCCGCTCGCCTACATCCTGATCTCGAAAAGACCGAAGGCAGAGTCCGCACCTGCGCCAAAAGCCACCGCGGATGACGTTGATGTTCCGAGCGGGTTTAACCGCAAGCTGATCCTCCCCAGCGTGCTGAACTTTTTAATGTCGATTACGTACGGGGGACTGCTCAGCTTTATGGCGCTGTATGGCCAAGAAGCCCATCTTAGCAATCCCCAATACTTCTTCCTGTTCAATGCGCTGGCCATCATTCTGGTTCGCCCGTTCTCCGGCAAAATTTATGACCGCTACGGGCATAAAGCGCTGATGGTCCCGGCTGCCGTTCTGATGATTGCAGGACTGCTGCTGCTGACCTTTGCCGCATCGACGGGCTCGCTTCTGCTCTCGGCGCTGTGCTACGGCCTGGGCTACGGGGCCATGCAGCCTTCTATCCAGACCTGGATGATCCAGGAGGTTCATCCGAAGCAGCGCGGCATGGCTAACGGCATGTTCTTCAACTCGCTTGACTTCGGGGTAGCGATCGGCTCGATTGTGCTGGGGTCGATTGCCAAGGCAACATCCTATGGCATGATGTACCGGTTCTCCGCCATCTCGTTGGTGCTGCTCATTGTGATTTATGTCATTATGAAGCTGGTGCGAGGAGCTGCCGCAGCTCCTCCCACTGCCTTAAACGAGACGAATCAGAGCGCAGCCGGATAA